In the genome of Candidatus Microbacterium phytovorans, one region contains:
- a CDS encoding proline--tRNA ligase — MVTRLSNFFLRTLREDPADAEVTSHRLLVRAGYIRRAAPGVFTWLPLGLRVKAKIEAVIREEMANAGAFEVHFPALLPRDPYEASGRWTSYGDGIFRLQDRRGADYLLAPTHEEMFTLLVKDLYSSYKDLPLTIYQIQDKYRDEARPRAGLLRGREFTMKDAYSFDYTDEGQDVSYQSQRDAYERIFQKLGLEYVIVAADNGLMGGARSEEFLHPTPVGEDTFVRSAGGYAANVEAFTTVVPDPIPFDGLAEPVIFDSPDTPTIDTLVAHANATLAGEYSAADTLKNVVLALTHLDGTRELVVVGLPGDRDIDDKRAEVAFAPAAVEPATPDDFERHPLLVKGYIGPWSPQGAILGEESATGIRYLLDPRVVDGSSWITGANIDQKHVHSLVAGRDFAADGTVEVATVRAGDPAPDGSGPVELARGMEIGHVFQLGRFFAETLGLQVLDENGKRVTVTMGSYGIGVTRILAIIAELNNDEKGLVWPESVAPFDVQVVATGKDAVAFDLAEKLAADVESAGKSVLYDDRPKVSPGVKFADAELVGVPRIVIVGRGAADGQVELWNRRTGDREVVPVAEAVRRLSA; from the coding sequence GTGGTCACACGTCTGTCGAACTTCTTCCTCCGTACGCTCCGTGAAGATCCCGCGGATGCCGAGGTCACGAGCCATCGGCTGCTCGTGCGCGCGGGCTACATCCGTCGCGCCGCGCCCGGCGTCTTCACGTGGTTGCCGCTCGGACTCCGGGTGAAGGCCAAGATCGAGGCCGTCATCCGGGAGGAGATGGCCAACGCCGGTGCCTTCGAGGTCCACTTCCCGGCGCTGCTGCCGCGCGACCCGTACGAGGCGTCGGGTCGCTGGACGTCGTACGGCGACGGCATCTTCCGACTGCAGGACCGTCGCGGTGCCGACTACCTGCTCGCGCCCACGCACGAGGAGATGTTCACGCTGCTCGTGAAAGACCTGTACTCCTCGTACAAGGACCTGCCGCTGACGATCTACCAGATCCAGGACAAGTACCGCGACGAGGCGCGTCCCCGTGCCGGACTCCTGCGCGGCCGCGAGTTCACCATGAAGGACGCGTACTCGTTCGACTACACCGACGAAGGGCAGGACGTCTCGTACCAGTCGCAGCGCGACGCGTACGAGCGCATCTTCCAGAAGCTCGGACTCGAGTACGTCATCGTGGCCGCCGACAACGGGCTCATGGGCGGTGCGCGCTCGGAGGAGTTCCTGCACCCGACGCCCGTCGGGGAGGACACGTTCGTGCGGTCGGCGGGCGGCTATGCCGCCAACGTCGAGGCGTTCACCACGGTGGTTCCCGACCCGATCCCCTTCGACGGGCTCGCCGAGCCGGTGATCTTCGATTCGCCCGACACTCCGACGATCGACACGCTCGTCGCGCACGCCAACGCGACGCTGGCCGGCGAGTACTCGGCCGCCGACACGCTCAAGAACGTCGTCCTCGCTCTCACGCATCTCGACGGCACGCGCGAGCTGGTCGTCGTGGGGCTCCCCGGCGACCGTGACATCGACGACAAGCGCGCCGAGGTCGCCTTCGCCCCCGCGGCGGTCGAGCCGGCCACCCCCGACGACTTCGAACGCCACCCGCTCCTGGTCAAGGGCTACATCGGCCCGTGGTCGCCGCAGGGCGCGATCCTCGGCGAGGAGTCGGCCACCGGCATCCGCTACCTGCTCGACCCGCGCGTGGTCGACGGCTCGTCGTGGATCACCGGCGCGAACATCGACCAGAAGCACGTGCACTCGCTGGTCGCGGGGCGCGACTTCGCCGCCGACGGCACCGTGGAGGTCGCGACCGTCCGGGCCGGCGATCCCGCTCCCGACGGTTCGGGTCCCGTCGAGCTCGCGCGCGGCATGGAGATCGGCCACGTCTTCCAGCTCGGCCGCTTCTTCGCCGAGACGCTCGGGCTCCAGGTGCTCGACGAGAACGGCAAGCGGGTAACCGTGACGATGGGCTCTTACGGCATCGGCGTCACGCGCATCCTCGCGATCATCGCCGAGCTCAACAACGACGAGAAGGGCCTCGTGTGGCCCGAATCGGTGGCTCCGTTCGACGTGCAGGTGGTGGCGACGGGGAAGGATGCCGTCGCGTTCGACCTCGCCGAGAAGCTCGCCGCCGACGTCGAGAGCGCCGGCAAGTCCGTGCTCTACGACGATCGGCCGAAGGTGTCGCCGGGGGTGAAGTTCGCCGACGCCGAGCTCGTCGGCGTACCGCGCATCGTGATCGTCGGTCGGGGAGCGGCCGACGGCCAGGTCGAACTGTGGAACCGGCGAACGGGTGACCGTGAGGTCGTGCCCGTCGCCGAGGCGGTCCGCCGTCTGAGCGCCTGA
- a CDS encoding acetate uptake transporter has product MTDTPPPSLATSALRRADPGLIGLLGFVIATLTAQLEHLGVQTESSVFWVGAVFGGVVQVIAGMLSYFVGDDFHFIVYNAFGWYWICMPGFLLGGELGFFEVTGTPRGVFSLMFAILAVGFAVAAATHNTVLPVTLLCVAVGLALESVGAFAGIDALGTAGAIVLLLASALATYLLIEKFYWRTMGRRIVPLGPPWIAGSADRES; this is encoded by the coding sequence GTGACCGATACTCCCCCGCCGAGCTTGGCGACATCCGCGCTGCGTCGCGCCGACCCCGGACTCATCGGACTCCTCGGCTTCGTCATCGCGACGCTCACGGCGCAGCTCGAGCACCTGGGCGTGCAGACCGAGAGCTCGGTCTTCTGGGTGGGCGCGGTCTTCGGCGGCGTCGTCCAGGTCATCGCGGGGATGCTGTCCTACTTCGTCGGCGATGACTTCCACTTCATCGTGTACAACGCGTTCGGCTGGTACTGGATCTGCATGCCCGGGTTCCTCCTCGGCGGCGAACTCGGCTTCTTCGAGGTCACCGGCACCCCGCGCGGGGTCTTCTCGCTGATGTTCGCGATTCTCGCCGTGGGTTTCGCCGTCGCCGCAGCGACCCACAACACCGTCCTGCCGGTCACCCTCCTGTGCGTCGCGGTCGGGTTGGCGCTGGAGTCCGTCGGCGCGTTCGCCGGGATCGACGCGCTGGGCACGGCGGGCGCGATCGTCCTCCTCCTCGCGTCTGCGCTGGCGACGTACCTGCTGATCGAGAAGTTCTACTGGCGGACGATGGGCCGGCGCATCGTGCCGCTCGGCCCGCCGTGGATCGCCGGGTCGGCCGACCGCGAGTCCTGA
- a CDS encoding pyridoxamine 5'-phosphate oxidase family protein encodes MSDTDNELTGPDAVARAKELVEDIDFTMLTTRDDHGHLVSRPMSTREMDAAGDIWFFTSDDTKKVDEVEADHDVGLSYLDAKGMRFVSVAGTARIVHDRARMEELYTPSLDVWFEDGLDTPGIALLRVTPRETEFWEPAHGKVVMAAGMLKALVTRETPDGTMRHGRISR; translated from the coding sequence ATGAGTGACACTGACAACGAGCTGACCGGCCCCGATGCGGTGGCGCGCGCGAAGGAGCTCGTGGAGGACATCGACTTCACGATGCTGACCACACGGGACGATCATGGGCACCTCGTGAGCCGTCCCATGAGCACGCGCGAGATGGATGCCGCGGGCGACATCTGGTTCTTCACCTCAGACGACACGAAGAAGGTCGACGAGGTCGAGGCCGACCACGACGTGGGGCTCTCATATCTCGACGCCAAGGGCATGCGCTTCGTCTCGGTCGCCGGCACCGCCCGCATCGTCCACGACCGCGCGCGCATGGAGGAGCTCTACACGCCGTCGCTCGACGTGTGGTTCGAAGACGGGCTCGACACTCCCGGCATCGCGCTTCTGCGTGTGACACCGCGGGAGACGGAGTTCTGGGAGCCCGCCCACGGCAAGGTCGTCATGGCCGCCGGGATGTTGAAGGCCCTCGTCACCCGGGAGACGCCGGACGGGACGATGCGCCACGGCCGCATCTCACGCTGA
- a CDS encoding TIGR00730 family Rossman fold protein: MTDSTIPPEVTDDIRSLLADAGITEDVELVSRILATGVGLGLDATSRLDLKITSAALSEMRLAFRLFAPYRDVPKVTVFGSARTRPDDPLYLRTVELARELASRGWMVVTGAGPGIMQAAAEGAGPDNSLGVSIRLPFEEKPNAIVAASARNVAMKYFFTRKLMLVKESSGFVCMPGGFGTLDEMFELLTLQQTGKAEPTPIVLLDATGGDFWQGLQRFADDHLIPSGVISPDDLDRVLITDSAGAAAEEITGFWRNYDSLRWMGDRLVLRLRARPSDAEIDDLNERFSHLLTHGRIERTGPRRREVEEDDRVDLPRLIMHFDQFRVGELFHLIRAVNAWESAPPASPPDQRRA; encoded by the coding sequence ATGACGGACAGCACCATTCCGCCCGAGGTCACCGACGACATCCGCTCGCTGCTGGCCGACGCGGGCATCACCGAAGACGTCGAGCTCGTCTCCCGCATCCTGGCGACGGGTGTCGGCCTCGGGCTCGACGCCACCAGCCGACTCGACCTCAAGATCACCTCCGCGGCACTGTCCGAGATGCGTCTCGCCTTCCGTCTCTTCGCTCCCTACCGCGACGTCCCCAAGGTGACGGTCTTCGGATCCGCGCGCACACGCCCGGACGATCCGCTCTACCTGCGCACGGTGGAGCTGGCGCGGGAACTCGCCAGCCGCGGCTGGATGGTGGTGACCGGCGCCGGACCGGGGATCATGCAGGCCGCCGCCGAGGGCGCGGGCCCCGACAACTCCCTGGGGGTGTCGATCCGGCTGCCGTTCGAGGAGAAGCCCAACGCGATCGTCGCCGCGAGCGCGCGCAACGTCGCGATGAAGTACTTCTTCACCCGCAAGCTCATGCTCGTGAAGGAATCGAGCGGGTTCGTCTGCATGCCCGGCGGTTTCGGCACGCTCGACGAGATGTTCGAACTGCTGACCTTGCAGCAGACGGGCAAGGCCGAGCCGACGCCGATCGTGCTGCTCGACGCCACGGGAGGAGACTTCTGGCAGGGCCTGCAGCGGTTCGCCGACGACCACCTGATTCCGTCGGGCGTGATCTCACCCGACGATCTCGACCGCGTGCTGATCACCGACTCCGCCGGCGCCGCCGCCGAGGAGATCACCGGCTTCTGGCGCAACTACGACTCGCTGCGGTGGATGGGGGATCGCCTCGTGCTGCGGCTTCGGGCGCGCCCGAGCGACGCCGAGATCGACGATCTCAACGAGAGGTTCTCGCATCTGCTCACGCACGGTCGCATCGAGCGCACGGGGCCGCGGCGCCGCGAGGTCGAGGAGGACGACCGAGTCGATCTCCCGCGGCTGATCATGCACTTCGACCAGTTCCGCGTCGGCGAGCTTTTCCACCTCATCCGGGCCGTCAACGCGTGGGAGAGCGCGCCGCCGGCGTCGCCTCCCGATCAGAGGCGGGCGTAG
- a CDS encoding DUF1206 domain-containing protein, giving the protein MTSPSGAEGAAKQAAREARSSPALRLLARGGYAANGVVHLLVGGIVIAVAAGAGADGDQAGAFKAVGAAPAGFLALWALALLLAALGVWHLANAVVITRGSDIKKWGVRIGEGGQALVFIALGVIAVSVALGARPNADETAQDASRGVLAIAGGPFLLGLVGLGLGIGGVAFVVMGVRRSFRTKVEIPPGAAGKAVTILGVVGFLAKGAALVAIGILLIVAAIRIEPEAAGGLDGAVRALREMTGGPFLVASIGGGLIAYGLFCFLRARYARL; this is encoded by the coding sequence ATGACTTCGCCATCCGGCGCCGAAGGCGCTGCCAAACAGGCGGCCCGTGAAGCCCGCTCCTCCCCCGCACTGCGCCTGCTCGCCCGCGGCGGTTACGCCGCCAACGGCGTCGTGCACCTCCTCGTCGGGGGCATCGTGATCGCTGTGGCCGCCGGCGCCGGGGCCGACGGCGATCAGGCGGGGGCGTTCAAGGCGGTGGGAGCGGCGCCGGCGGGGTTCCTCGCTCTGTGGGCTCTCGCGCTCCTGCTCGCGGCGCTCGGCGTCTGGCACCTCGCCAACGCCGTCGTCATCACGCGGGGTTCCGACATCAAGAAGTGGGGGGTGCGGATCGGGGAGGGCGGACAGGCCCTCGTCTTCATCGCCCTCGGTGTCATCGCCGTCAGCGTCGCCCTGGGCGCCCGCCCCAACGCGGACGAGACCGCGCAGGACGCGAGCCGTGGAGTGCTGGCGATCGCGGGTGGACCGTTCCTGCTCGGCCTCGTCGGACTGGGGCTCGGCATCGGCGGGGTCGCCTTCGTCGTGATGGGGGTGCGGCGCTCGTTCCGCACGAAAGTCGAGATCCCGCCCGGTGCGGCGGGGAAGGCGGTCACGATCCTCGGCGTCGTCGGGTTCCTCGCGAAGGGCGCGGCCCTGGTGGCGATCGGCATCCTGCTCATCGTCGCGGCCATCCGCATCGAGCCGGAGGCGGCGGGGGGCCTCGATGGGGCGGTGCGCGCACTCCGCGAGATGACGGGCGGCCCGTTCCTCGTCGCGTCGATCGGCGGCGGCCTGATCGCCTACGGCCTCTTCTGCTTCCTCCGGGCCCGCTACGCCCGCCTCTGA
- the nusA gene encoding transcription termination factor NusA — protein sequence MDIDLGLLRTVEREKEIPFEELVRIIEQAILTAYAKHTSPTGELPEGARAVLDRKSGHVAVFVPLLDDEGVVIGEEESTPEDFGRIAAFAAKQVISQRLRDIADDAILGEFRGKEGDIVAGVIQQGPNPRMVHVDLGTIEAILPPEEQVPGEDYSHGSRVRVYVTSVAKGMKGPAITVSRTHPGLVRKLFALEVPEIASGLVEIVSLAREAGHRTKIAVKANDPAINAKGACIGELGRRVRAVTEELGGEKIDIVDYDAELAKFVANALSPAKVTSSFILDANTKAVRALVPDYQLSLAIGKEGQNARLAAKLTGAKIDIQPDSILES from the coding sequence GTGGACATCGATCTGGGACTGCTGCGCACGGTCGAACGCGAGAAGGAGATCCCCTTCGAGGAACTCGTGCGGATCATCGAACAGGCCATCCTCACGGCCTACGCCAAGCACACCTCCCCGACCGGTGAGCTGCCCGAGGGCGCTCGCGCGGTGCTCGACCGCAAGTCCGGCCACGTGGCCGTGTTCGTCCCGCTGCTCGACGACGAGGGAGTCGTCATCGGCGAGGAGGAGTCGACTCCGGAGGACTTCGGCCGCATCGCCGCGTTCGCCGCCAAGCAGGTCATCAGCCAGCGGCTGCGCGACATCGCCGACGACGCGATCCTCGGGGAGTTCCGCGGCAAGGAGGGCGACATCGTCGCCGGTGTGATCCAGCAGGGACCCAATCCCCGCATGGTCCACGTCGATCTCGGCACGATCGAGGCGATCCTTCCGCCCGAGGAGCAGGTTCCCGGCGAGGACTACTCCCACGGTTCGCGCGTGCGCGTGTATGTGACCTCGGTCGCCAAGGGGATGAAGGGTCCGGCGATCACGGTCTCTCGCACCCACCCCGGCCTGGTGCGCAAGCTGTTCGCCCTCGAGGTGCCCGAGATCGCGTCGGGACTCGTCGAGATCGTCTCGCTCGCTCGCGAAGCCGGTCACCGCACCAAGATCGCTGTCAAGGCCAACGACCCTGCCATCAACGCCAAGGGCGCGTGCATCGGTGAGCTCGGGCGCCGCGTCCGGGCCGTCACCGAGGAGCTCGGCGGCGAGAAGATCGACATCGTCGACTACGACGCGGAGCTGGCGAAGTTCGTCGCCAACGCGCTCTCGCCCGCGAAAGTCACGTCGAGCTTCATCCTCGACGCGAACACCAAGGCCGTCCGCGCTCTCGTTCCCGACTATCAGCTGTCGCTGGCCATCGGCAAGGAGGGGCAGAACGCCCGCCTGGCGGCCAAGCTCACCGGCGCGAAGATCGACATCCAGCCTGACAGCATCCTGGAGTCGTGA
- a CDS encoding YlxR family protein produces MEPVRTCVGCRARASRSSLLRVVARNGELVADEKAVQPGRGAWVHDTDACVDTAIRRRAFGRALRVSGPLDTQTFQTTHQRNG; encoded by the coding sequence ATGGAACCTGTTCGAACGTGCGTGGGATGCCGCGCGCGTGCCTCCCGATCCTCACTCCTGAGGGTCGTCGCCCGGAACGGCGAGCTCGTCGCAGACGAGAAGGCCGTTCAGCCGGGTCGGGGCGCGTGGGTGCATGACACGGATGCGTGCGTGGACACCGCCATCCGGCGCCGCGCCTTCGGACGAGCATTGCGTGTGTCAGGCCCGCTTGACACGCAGACCTTTCAAACCACCCACCAGCGAAACGGCTGA
- the infB gene encoding translation initiation factor IF-2 → MAKPRVHEIASELGVDSKVALAKLKELGEFVKSPSSTIEPPVARKLRAALEAEGAAKPAAAPARPSASPASTGAKPGPARPAAPSAKPAPSAPAPAAPAAPAAETPAASAPTPAPAAPSAPAEATPGPATPGPAAPAAPRPGGARPGNNPFASSQGMGQRPAGPRPGNNPFASAQGMGQRPTPGNIPRPQAPRPGAPRPGAPRPGGAGRPGGGGRPGAPFQQRPGGPGRPGGGGGFQRPGAPGAGAPGGGFAGRPGGGGGRGRGPGGGTAGAFGKGGGKSKQRKSRRAKRQEFEMRSAPVVGGVNVSRGNGEIIRLRRGASIADFADKLEALNGYTVQPGTLVTILFNLGEMATATESLDEATFEVLGAELGYKIQMVSPEDEDKELLEGFGLDLEAELEAESEDDLEIRPPVVTVMGHVDHGKTRLLDAIRQTNVVAGEAGGITQHIGAYQVWTEHEGIERAITFIDTPGHEAFTAMRARGAQVTDLAILVVAADDGIMPQTVEALNHAQAAGVPIVVAVNKIDKPEANPAKVRQQLTEYGLVAEEYGGDVMFVDVSARQGIGIQDLLDAVLLTADAGLDLTANPNKAARGVAIEAKLDKGRGSVATVLIQSGTLRVGDAIVAGTAYGRVRAMIDENGDPVEEAYPSRPVQVQGLNSVPRAGDTFIVTEEDRTARQIAEKREAAERNAQLAKARKRISLEDFTRALEEGKVESLNLIIKGDVSGAVEALEESLLKIEVDDSVQLRIIHRGVGAITESDVNLATIDNAIVIGFNVRPDAKARERAAREGVDIRFYSVIYNAIDDVEQSLTGMLKPEYEEVQSGVAEIREVFRSSKFGNIAGVIVRSGTITRNAKARVIRDGVVLADGLAIESLRRFKDDVTEVRTDFEAGIGLGKYNDIQIGDEIETTEMVEKPRG, encoded by the coding sequence GTGGCAAAACCACGCGTACACGAGATCGCTTCCGAACTCGGCGTCGACAGTAAAGTCGCCCTCGCGAAGCTGAAGGAGCTCGGCGAGTTCGTCAAGAGCCCCTCGTCCACCATCGAGCCCCCCGTGGCTCGCAAGCTCCGCGCGGCGCTCGAAGCAGAGGGCGCGGCCAAGCCCGCCGCTGCGCCCGCGCGTCCGTCGGCGAGCCCGGCATCCACCGGCGCCAAGCCCGGTCCCGCGCGTCCCGCGGCGCCGTCGGCCAAGCCCGCCCCGTCCGCTCCGGCTCCCGCCGCGCCCGCTGCTCCGGCTGCGGAGACGCCCGCCGCCTCCGCTCCGACGCCTGCTCCGGCGGCTCCGTCCGCTCCGGCGGAGGCGACGCCCGGCCCGGCCACTCCCGGCCCTGCGGCGCCCGCGGCACCGCGTCCCGGCGGCGCACGTCCCGGAAACAACCCGTTCGCGTCGTCGCAGGGCATGGGGCAGCGTCCCGCTGGCCCGCGTCCCGGCAACAACCCGTTCGCCTCGGCGCAGGGTATGGGCCAGCGGCCCACTCCCGGCAACATCCCGCGCCCGCAGGCTCCGCGTCCCGGTGCCCCGCGTCCCGGTGCCCCGCGGCCCGGCGGCGCCGGTCGTCCCGGCGGCGGCGGTCGTCCGGGTGCTCCCTTCCAGCAGCGTCCGGGCGGTCCCGGTCGCCCCGGTGGTGGTGGCGGCTTCCAGCGTCCGGGTGCTCCCGGTGCCGGTGCGCCCGGCGGCGGTTTCGCCGGTCGTCCCGGTGGCGGCGGTGGTCGCGGCCGTGGACCCGGCGGCGGCACGGCCGGTGCCTTCGGCAAGGGAGGCGGCAAGTCCAAGCAGCGTAAGTCGCGTCGGGCGAAGCGGCAGGAGTTCGAGATGCGGTCGGCGCCCGTCGTCGGCGGCGTCAACGTCTCCCGCGGCAACGGCGAGATCATCCGGCTGCGCCGCGGCGCGTCGATCGCCGACTTCGCCGACAAGCTCGAAGCACTGAACGGCTACACCGTCCAGCCCGGCACGCTCGTCACGATCCTCTTCAACCTGGGTGAGATGGCGACGGCGACCGAGTCGCTCGACGAGGCGACCTTCGAGGTCCTCGGTGCCGAGCTCGGTTACAAGATCCAGATGGTCTCGCCCGAGGACGAAGACAAGGAGCTCCTCGAGGGCTTCGGTCTCGACCTCGAGGCCGAGCTGGAGGCGGAGAGCGAGGACGACCTCGAGATCCGGCCTCCCGTCGTGACCGTCATGGGTCACGTCGACCACGGTAAGACGCGCCTTCTCGACGCGATCCGTCAGACCAACGTCGTGGCGGGCGAAGCGGGCGGCATCACGCAGCACATCGGTGCGTACCAGGTATGGACCGAGCACGAGGGTATCGAGCGCGCCATCACCTTCATCGACACCCCGGGTCACGAGGCGTTCACCGCCATGCGTGCCCGTGGTGCGCAGGTGACCGACCTCGCCATCCTGGTCGTGGCCGCCGACGACGGCATCATGCCGCAGACGGTCGAGGCGCTCAACCACGCGCAGGCCGCAGGTGTCCCGATCGTCGTGGCGGTCAACAAGATCGACAAGCCCGAAGCGAACCCCGCCAAGGTGCGTCAGCAGCTGACCGAGTACGGCCTTGTGGCCGAGGAGTACGGCGGCGACGTCATGTTCGTCGACGTCTCGGCCCGTCAGGGCATCGGCATCCAGGACCTTCTGGACGCCGTGCTGCTCACCGCCGACGCCGGTCTCGACCTCACGGCCAACCCGAACAAGGCGGCGCGAGGCGTCGCGATCGAAGCGAAGCTCGACAAGGGCCGCGGTTCGGTGGCGACCGTCCTCATCCAGTCCGGAACCCTCCGGGTAGGCGATGCGATCGTCGCGGGCACCGCCTACGGCCGCGTGCGCGCCATGATCGACGAGAACGGCGACCCGGTCGAGGAGGCCTACCCGTCGCGTCCCGTGCAGGTGCAGGGACTGAACTCCGTGCCGCGAGCCGGCGACACCTTCATCGTCACCGAGGAAGATCGCACGGCGCGTCAGATCGCTGAGAAGCGCGAGGCTGCCGAGCGCAACGCTCAGCTGGCGAAGGCCCGCAAGCGCATCTCGCTCGAGGACTTCACGCGTGCTCTCGAAGAGGGCAAGGTCGAGTCGCTCAACCTCATCATCAAGGGTGATGTCTCCGGTGCCGTCGAGGCGCTGGAGGAATCGCTCCTCAAGATCGAGGTCGACGACTCGGTGCAGCTGCGCATCATCCACCGCGGCGTCGGTGCGATCACCGAGTCCGACGTGAACCTCGCGACGATCGACAACGCGATCGTCATCGGCTTCAACGTACGTCCCGACGCGAAGGCGCGTGAGCGCGCTGCTCGCGAGGGTGTCGACATCCGCTTCTACTCCGTCATCTACAACGCGATCGACGACGTGGAGCAGTCGCTCACCGGCATGCTCAAGCCGGAGTACGAAGAGGTCCAGTCGGGTGTGGCCGAGATCCGCGAGGTGTTCCGCTCCTCGAAGTTCGGCAACATCGCCGGTGTCATCGTCCGCTCGGGCACGATCACGCGTAACGCCAAGGCGCGCGTCATCCGTGACGGTGTCGTGCTCGCCGATGGCCTCGCCATCGAGTCGCTGCGACGCTTCAAGGACGACGTCACCGAGGTGCGTACGGACTTCGAGGCCGGTATCGGGCTCGGCAAGTACAACGACATCCAGATCGGCGACGAGATCGAGACCACGGAAATGGTCGAGAAGCCGCGCGGCTGA
- the rbfA gene encoding 30S ribosome-binding factor RbfA — MSSERQARLADRIRVLIAERLDKGLRDPRLGFVTITDVRVTGDLQHASVFYTVYGSDQERADSAAALASATGMLRSEVGRRLGIRLTPTLEFIHDALPENAGHIEDLLREARERDAAVAGLASEAHYAGDADPYVKPRDEDADDSDDDDEDDED, encoded by the coding sequence ATGAGTTCGGAACGACAGGCACGACTGGCCGACCGCATCCGGGTGCTCATCGCGGAACGTCTCGACAAGGGGCTGCGCGACCCGCGGCTCGGGTTCGTGACGATCACCGACGTGCGCGTCACGGGTGACCTGCAGCACGCTTCCGTGTTCTACACGGTCTACGGGAGCGACCAGGAGCGCGCCGACTCTGCGGCAGCGCTCGCTTCGGCGACGGGCATGCTCCGCAGCGAGGTCGGGCGCCGCCTCGGCATCCGGCTCACCCCGACGTTGGAGTTCATCCACGACGCCCTGCCGGAGAACGCGGGTCACATCGAAGACCTGCTGCGTGAGGCGCGCGAGCGCGACGCCGCCGTCGCCGGTCTCGCGAGCGAAGCGCACTACGCCGGCGACGCCGACCCGTACGTCAAGCCGCGCGACGAAGACGCCGACGACTCCGACGACGACGACGAGGACGACGAGGACTAA
- a CDS encoding flavodoxin domain-containing protein, whose product MNSLIVFESQYGNTERVARAIASGLGESGQVGLVAVDDAPDTLPDDVDLLVIGGPTHAFSLSRPETRASAANDGAPGTGRGVREWLHGLPTPLPVPRVVTFSTRQGHSFVSGSAAKSAAKALRAHDTVARDVEDFFVITKAGPLEEGELERAQEWGRRLGR is encoded by the coding sequence ATGAACAGCCTCATCGTGTTCGAGTCGCAGTACGGCAACACCGAGCGCGTCGCACGCGCCATCGCGAGCGGTCTGGGCGAGAGCGGCCAGGTCGGCCTGGTGGCCGTGGACGACGCCCCCGATACCCTGCCCGACGACGTCGATCTCCTGGTCATCGGCGGCCCGACGCATGCGTTCTCGCTGTCGCGCCCCGAGACGAGGGCGTCGGCTGCGAACGACGGCGCTCCCGGAACGGGTCGCGGTGTGCGCGAATGGCTTCACGGGCTGCCGACGCCTCTGCCCGTGCCGCGCGTGGTGACCTTCTCCACACGGCAGGGACACTCGTTCGTCTCGGGGTCGGCGGCCAAGTCAGCCGCGAAAGCGCTCCGAGCTCACGACACCGTGGCGCGCGACGTCGAAGACTTCTTCGTGATCACGAAGGCCGGCCCCCTGGAGGAGGGCGAGCTGGAACGCGCTCAGGAGTGGGGCCGTCGGCTGGGCCGATGA
- a CDS encoding A/G-specific adenine glycosylase has translation MPDLATPLLAWYRTHARELPWREHGFGAWGILVSEFMLQQTPVARVIPHLEAWLARWPTAAHLAAAAPADAVQQWANLGYPRRALWLHRAAVEIRDRHDGEVPRDVDALLALTGIGDYTARAVAVFAFGDRHPVVDTNTRRVLARAVDGRSQPGPPAKSDLAAMDAILPDDDVAAAGVNAAAMELGATVCTARSPRCERCPLADRCAWRAAGYPDTGDTRRRQARYEGSDRQARGALLRVLREAAPEPVDLKGVLADWPDAAQRDRAIDSLVADGLAEALHGRLRLPLGPS, from the coding sequence GTGCCCGACCTCGCGACCCCGCTGCTGGCGTGGTATCGCACCCACGCGAGGGAACTGCCGTGGCGCGAGCACGGGTTCGGCGCGTGGGGCATTCTGGTCAGCGAGTTCATGCTCCAGCAGACGCCCGTCGCCCGGGTGATCCCGCACCTGGAGGCCTGGCTCGCACGCTGGCCCACGGCCGCACACCTCGCCGCCGCCGCACCGGCCGACGCGGTGCAGCAATGGGCGAACCTCGGGTACCCCCGACGGGCGCTGTGGCTTCACCGTGCCGCTGTGGAGATCCGCGATCGTCACGACGGCGAGGTCCCGCGTGACGTCGATGCCCTCCTGGCGCTCACGGGGATCGGCGACTACACGGCACGCGCGGTGGCGGTGTTCGCCTTCGGCGACCGGCATCCTGTCGTCGACACGAACACGAGACGCGTGCTCGCGCGCGCCGTCGACGGTCGCTCCCAGCCCGGACCACCCGCGAAGAGCGATCTCGCTGCCATGGATGCCATCCTCCCCGACGACGATGTCGCCGCGGCCGGCGTGAATGCGGCCGCGATGGAGCTCGGCGCCACGGTCTGCACCGCGCGGTCACCGCGCTGCGAGCGCTGTCCGCTCGCCGATCGCTGTGCGTGGCGGGCCGCCGGCTACCCGGACACGGGCGATACCCGCCGCCGCCAGGCGCGTTACGAGGGCAGTGATCGGCAGGCGCGCGGGGCGCTGCTGCGCGTGCTCCGCGAGGCCGCGCCGGAGCCGGTGGACCTGAAGGGTGTCCTCGCCGACTGGCCCGATGCCGCGCAGCGCGATCGCGCGATCGACTCCCTCGTTGCGGACGGCCTGGCCGAGGCGCTTCACGGTCGGCTCCGCCTTCCCCTCGGCCCCTCCTGA